Proteins from one Bifidobacterium sp. ESL0732 genomic window:
- a CDS encoding fumarylacetoacetate hydrolase family protein, producing MRIARYSYNDVPHYAFVQTDSNDKKDYLVELDGYPFGSQPVQPTGERHLIDEEGIRLLAPVIPSKVYGLAKNYEAHAEYMHAKGQSAAEHAPSEMVIFMKPSTSVIGPDDPIVIPDFSNDMNFEPEVAVVMGRIAKNVSVEKAMDYVLGFTCVNDVTLRDLQGNDPMWTRAKGFDTSCPLGPWVETDLDWKDVKISFTLNGEDVPAASGTTADLIHSIPEQIAEISSFATLLPGDVIMTGTPNASGTLKPRDEAIVNIEGIGSLRNVVVKG from the coding sequence ATGAGAATCGCACGCTATTCCTATAACGATGTTCCGCACTATGCCTTCGTGCAGACCGACAGCAACGACAAGAAGGATTATCTCGTCGAGCTTGACGGCTATCCCTTCGGCTCCCAGCCGGTGCAGCCTACCGGCGAGCGTCACTTGATTGACGAAGAGGGCATCCGTCTGCTCGCTCCGGTCATCCCGTCTAAGGTTTACGGCTTGGCCAAGAATTACGAGGCTCACGCCGAATATATGCACGCCAAAGGTCAGTCGGCCGCTGAGCATGCTCCGAGCGAGATGGTCATTTTCATGAAGCCATCCACCTCTGTCATCGGCCCCGACGATCCGATTGTCATTCCGGACTTTTCGAACGATATGAACTTCGAGCCGGAAGTGGCCGTGGTCATGGGACGCATCGCCAAGAATGTTTCGGTCGAGAAAGCCATGGATTACGTGCTCGGTTTCACCTGCGTCAACGACGTGACGCTGCGCGATCTGCAGGGCAATGACCCGATGTGGACGCGAGCCAAAGGTTTCGACACCTCCTGCCCGCTCGGTCCGTGGGTGGAGACTGATCTCGACTGGAAGGACGTGAAGATCTCCTTCACTTTGAACGGCGAGGACGTCCCTGCCGCTTCCGGCACCACCGCCGATCTGATTCATTCCATTCCCGAGCAGATCGCCGAGATTTCCAGCTTCGCGACGCTCTTGCCGGGCGACGTCATCATGACCGGCACTCCCAATGCCTCCGGCACGCTGAAGCCGCGCGACGAAGCCATCGTCAACATCGAGGGCATCGGCTCCCTGCGCAACGTGGTGGTCAAGGGCTGA
- a CDS encoding acylphosphatase, protein MRGNSGRNKTKGKANNRVIRVRAVVTGLVQGVGYRYFAVNEARRCGVAGWVRNRLDGSVEVEAQGEQSLVSAFVERLGHGPQWGHVDKVETKEIPLSDNESFEFRVRRDAI, encoded by the coding sequence ATGAGGGGAAACTCGGGCAGGAACAAGACCAAAGGCAAAGCCAACAATCGCGTCATCCGCGTCCGAGCGGTGGTCACCGGCTTGGTGCAAGGTGTCGGCTACCGGTATTTCGCGGTCAATGAGGCGCGTCGCTGCGGCGTGGCAGGTTGGGTACGCAACCGCCTCGACGGCTCGGTCGAAGTTGAGGCGCAAGGTGAGCAAAGTCTTGTCAGCGCGTTCGTCGAGCGGCTTGGCCATGGCCCGCAATGGGGACACGTCGACAAGGTAGAAACCAAGGAAATCCCGCTTTCCGACAACGAGAGCTTTGAATTCCGCGTCCGCCGCGACGCTATCTAA
- a CDS encoding YggS family pyridoxal phosphate-dependent enzyme — protein sequence MTAYMDHKDLANEVIDEARTKEITDAVHRVLDDIAKAEAASGRETGSVKLLAATKTRDVGEIMAAIDAGVRMIGENRPQEISAKAEGLIRQCAQRGFSLGAAANSQNANGSNDSAASQTAPDGHIPFHLIGQLQSNKIGKVLPYVDTIESVGSLDEAQKIARRAVARHIVVGVLMEVNESGEASKSGCEPDEAVDLAYRIAAMEGLQLQGLMTIGAHVDDEKTIRNGFAHLRGTRDTILKSGEPGTAQCRELSMGMTHDMDYAVAEGSTIVRVGTAIFGERAFI from the coding sequence ATGACTGCTTATATGGATCACAAGGATCTCGCCAACGAGGTCATTGACGAGGCGCGAACGAAAGAAATCACGGACGCCGTGCATCGAGTGTTGGACGATATCGCCAAAGCCGAGGCCGCGTCAGGGCGTGAAACAGGATCAGTGAAGCTGCTCGCGGCCACTAAGACGCGTGATGTCGGCGAGATCATGGCCGCCATCGATGCCGGCGTTCGTATGATCGGCGAGAATCGTCCGCAGGAAATTTCGGCCAAGGCCGAAGGTTTGATTCGGCAGTGTGCGCAGCGCGGTTTCTCGTTGGGTGCTGCGGCGAACTCGCAGAATGCCAATGGTTCCAATGATTCTGCTGCATCTCAAACCGCTCCGGACGGCCACATTCCGTTCCACCTCATCGGCCAGCTGCAATCCAACAAAATCGGCAAGGTGCTGCCCTACGTCGATACCATCGAATCGGTCGGTTCGCTTGACGAAGCGCAGAAAATCGCGCGTCGCGCCGTCGCACGCCATATCGTTGTTGGGGTGCTGATGGAAGTCAACGAATCCGGCGAGGCCTCGAAGTCCGGTTGTGAACCTGACGAAGCTGTGGATCTTGCCTATCGGATTGCCGCCATGGAAGGCTTGCAATTGCAAGGTTTGATGACCATCGGTGCCCACGTCGACGACGAAAAGACGATACGCAACGGCTTCGCGCACCTGCGTGGCACCCGCGACACGATTTTGAAGTCCGGTGAGCCTGGAACGGCACAATGCCGCGAACTTTCGATGGGCATGACCCACGATATGGACTACGCCGTGGCTGAGGGCTCAACCATCGTGCGCGTCGGCACCGCGATTTTCGGCGAGCGTGCGTTTATCTGA
- the clpB gene encoding ATP-dependent chaperone ClpB — translation MEQQFTTMAQEAIGDAIQSASAAGNPQVDTLHVMDALLRQENSVVTGLITAAGGDTKAIGAAVRNALVALPSASGSSTSQPQASRQLTTALADAEKEMKQMGDEYVSTEHLLIGIADAEPNEGATILKNNGVTAAALRKAVPGVRGGAKVTSPDAEGSYKALEKYSTDLTAQAKEGKLDPVIGRDQEIRRVMQILSRRTKNNPVLIGEPGVGKTAVVEGLAERIVAGDVPTTLQNKKLISLDLGSMVAGSKYRGEFEERLKAVLNEIKSANGEIITFIDEIHTIVGAGAAEGSMDAGNMLKPMLARGELRLIGATTLDEYRENIEKDPALERRFQQVFVGEPSVEDTIAILRGLKQRYEAHHKVTIGDDALVAAATLSNRYISGRQLPDKAIDLVDEAAAHLRMELDSQPEEIDELQRRETRLEMEEMQLKKAEDPASKDRLKKLQSDLADTREKLSGLKTRWDAEKAGHNKVGDLRAQLDAKKVQADKYTREGDLEKASKILYGEVPAIQKQLDLAEQAADEENSDGQETEPMVPDHVDADSVAGIVSEWTGIPVGRLMQGENEKLLNMEKFLGKRVIGQKEAIQAVSDAVRRSRAGISDPNRPTGSFLFLGPTGVGKTELAKALADFLFDDEKAMVRIDMSEYMDKGSVTRLIGAAPGYVGYEEGGQLTEAVRRRPYSVVLFDEVEKANPEVFDILLQVLDDGRLTDGQGRTVDFKNTILIMTSNLGSQFLVQPDLDDEAKKNAVMDAVHAQFKPEFINRLDEIVIFHPLTREELGQIVDIQVQQVASRLTDRRITLDVTKAAKEWLANAGYDPAYGARPLRRLVQTEVGDQMAKMLLSGKVHDGDTVLVDQTGGDHLELSTMPEDPLAEDHEDK, via the coding sequence ATGGAACAACAATTTACGACCATGGCGCAGGAAGCAATCGGTGACGCGATTCAGAGCGCGTCGGCGGCGGGCAATCCCCAGGTGGATACCCTGCACGTGATGGATGCGTTGCTGCGTCAGGAAAACAGTGTGGTCACGGGGCTGATTACGGCTGCCGGTGGAGATACGAAGGCTATTGGCGCCGCGGTGCGCAACGCGTTGGTCGCGCTGCCGAGCGCGAGCGGGTCCTCGACCTCGCAGCCGCAGGCGAGCCGTCAGCTCACCACCGCGTTGGCTGATGCCGAAAAGGAAATGAAGCAGATGGGTGACGAATACGTCTCCACCGAGCATCTGCTCATCGGCATTGCCGACGCCGAGCCCAATGAGGGCGCGACGATTCTCAAAAACAACGGCGTGACCGCTGCGGCGTTGCGCAAGGCCGTGCCGGGCGTGCGTGGGGGAGCGAAAGTGACCAGCCCGGATGCCGAAGGCAGCTACAAGGCGTTGGAGAAATATTCCACCGACCTGACTGCTCAGGCGAAGGAGGGGAAGCTCGACCCGGTGATCGGCCGTGACCAGGAGATCCGCCGAGTCATGCAGATTCTTTCCCGTCGTACCAAGAACAACCCGGTGCTGATCGGCGAGCCCGGCGTTGGCAAGACCGCCGTCGTCGAAGGATTGGCGGAGCGTATCGTCGCGGGCGACGTGCCCACAACCTTGCAGAACAAGAAGCTCATCAGCCTTGACTTGGGGTCGATGGTGGCCGGTTCGAAGTATCGTGGCGAGTTCGAGGAACGCCTCAAGGCAGTCCTCAACGAGATCAAGAGCGCGAACGGCGAGATCATTACCTTCATCGACGAGATTCATACCATCGTCGGTGCTGGTGCGGCCGAGGGCTCGATGGACGCGGGAAATATGCTCAAGCCCATGCTGGCTCGCGGCGAACTGCGTCTGATCGGCGCGACCACGCTCGACGAATACCGCGAGAACATCGAGAAGGACCCGGCGCTGGAACGTCGTTTCCAGCAGGTCTTCGTCGGCGAGCCGAGCGTTGAGGACACCATTGCGATTTTGCGTGGACTCAAGCAGCGTTACGAGGCTCACCACAAGGTGACCATCGGCGATGATGCGCTGGTGGCCGCGGCGACGCTTTCGAACCGTTACATTTCTGGCCGTCAGCTGCCCGACAAGGCCATCGACTTGGTCGACGAGGCGGCGGCGCACCTGCGCATGGAGCTCGATTCGCAGCCTGAGGAGATCGATGAGCTGCAGCGCCGTGAGACGCGTCTCGAGATGGAGGAGATGCAGCTGAAGAAGGCCGAGGATCCTGCCAGCAAGGACCGCTTGAAGAAGCTGCAGAGCGATTTGGCGGACACCCGCGAGAAGCTTTCGGGTCTAAAGACCCGTTGGGACGCCGAAAAGGCCGGCCACAACAAGGTCGGCGACCTGCGTGCCCAGCTCGACGCCAAGAAAGTGCAGGCCGACAAGTACACCCGCGAGGGCGATTTGGAGAAGGCCAGCAAGATTCTTTACGGCGAGGTTCCAGCGATTCAGAAGCAGTTGGATCTGGCGGAACAGGCCGCGGACGAGGAGAATTCGGACGGTCAGGAGACCGAGCCGATGGTTCCCGACCATGTCGACGCCGATTCGGTGGCCGGCATTGTCTCCGAATGGACCGGTATTCCTGTCGGCCGCCTGATGCAAGGCGAAAACGAGAAGCTGCTGAATATGGAGAAGTTCCTCGGTAAGCGCGTCATCGGCCAGAAAGAAGCCATTCAAGCGGTTTCGGATGCGGTGCGGCGCTCCCGTGCCGGCATCTCCGACCCGAACCGTCCGACAGGCTCGTTCCTCTTCCTGGGTCCGACCGGCGTCGGCAAGACGGAGCTCGCCAAGGCATTGGCGGACTTCCTCTTCGACGACGAGAAGGCCATGGTGCGTATCGACATGAGCGAGTACATGGACAAGGGATCTGTGACTCGCCTGATTGGTGCAGCGCCCGGCTACGTCGGTTACGAAGAGGGCGGGCAGCTCACCGAGGCTGTGCGGCGTCGTCCTTACTCCGTCGTGCTGTTTGACGAGGTAGAGAAGGCGAATCCTGAGGTCTTCGATATCCTCCTGCAGGTACTTGATGATGGCCGTTTGACCGACGGTCAGGGCCGGACCGTGGACTTCAAGAACACGATTCTGATCATGACTTCGAACCTCGGTTCGCAGTTCCTGGTGCAGCCCGATCTGGATGATGAGGCGAAGAAGAACGCGGTGATGGATGCAGTCCATGCGCAATTCAAGCCGGAATTCATCAATCGTCTCGACGAAATAGTCATCTTCCATCCGCTCACCCGCGAGGAGCTGGGCCAGATTGTCGACATTCAGGTGCAGCAGGTTGCCTCTCGCCTGACTGACCGCCGCATCACGCTCGACGTCACCAAGGCCGCGAAGGAATGGCTCGCCAACGCCGGTTACGACCCGGCTTACGGCGCTCGTCCGTTGCGTCGCTTGGTGCAGACCGAGGTCGGCGACCAGATGGCCAAGATGCTGTTGAGTGGCAAGGTCCACGACGGCGACACCGTTCTGGTCGACCAGACCGGCGGCGATCACCTCGAGCTGAGCACGATGCCCGAGGATCCACTTGCCGAGGATCACGAAGACAAGTGA